The sequence aaatctggtcttgtgtgtaataagtatcttaggcatccaacatttcttctataacttgttggatcaatctcagcttcttcttgtgcctttgaaactttaagtccaaactccattggtatcttagttggattacaagtttcaagtcttgcttctttcaaaattctccttgcataagcttcttgtttaatctgaatcccatctactccttgatggacttctatgccaaggtaataagtgagttttccgaggtctgacatctcaaactttgatgacatttctctcttgaactcattgatcaccttaagggagttgccagtcaaaaatagatcatctacatagactgcaatcacaagaagcgttcccttttcttctcttctgtatactgatgtttctttagagcacttaacaaatctgatttcccttaagatttgatctaactttgtattccaggctcgaggagcttgtcttagaccatatagagcttttgataacttataaaccttatgctcttgtccttttacttcaaaaccttctggttgttcaacatacacatcttctctcaattcaccatgtaagaatgccgtcttaacgtctaagtggtgaatttcccatgagtttgatgctgcttctgctattaagagacgaattatctctagtctagcaactggtgtgaaaacttcatcaaagtctatgcatgattcttgaacgtatcccctAGCTaaaagtcttgccttatatttgttgaaagTACCATCAACATtacgttttattttgaagatccacttaagaccaatcacttttaccccatcTGACTTATCAACTAGacaccaagtcttgtttctgttgattgaaacaatttcttctctacatgcttgtatcCATTTATGCGAAAGCTTTGCTTCCTTAAAGTTTCTTGGTTCGTCATTAATTGACAACAATAATGTCTCACATTCCTCTgctgcttgaagaacataatcctccagatactgtggcttttgtatctatcttcttgattttcgcagtggaatgggttgaattatttcatcgatctcctcctcctctttttcttcttcttcttcttcgttattctcagtgttttcattattctctttttcttcttgattaacatcattgtttccattggtattgatgattatgggtccttcgccttcatcaattacttgaccccatctcatgtgaaacattcatgGATCCccacttggtccatcattagtttctttccagttccagtttgatttttcatcgaataccacatctcgactcactattactcttttcgttgttggattgaataatctgtaagctttggatccaggctcaatttctagatgcacaagagtctgagatcgatcatccagtttcttaagagttgcagaatcaaattttgcgtatgctttgtaaccaaacactcttaaatgatctatgtttggttttatctttcgcaaactttcatatggagccatgtctttcagagctttcgtaggtatcctgtttattaggtatgtggagtgtcgtacagcttctccccatagataattaggtacctgcatagcctttaaagaacttcttgtcatctccattagagtcctgtttctcctctccaccactctgttttgttgtggtgtatatggtgctgtgagttgccttttgattccattccACTCACataacttgttgaactctaaggaagtgaactctcctcctctatcatttctaagcattttgacctcctcttttcactctttttctatcagatttctgaaagctttgaatctgtcaaatgcttcactcttttctttcattagaatagaccacatatatcttgagaagtcatctataattacaaatatgtatttgttatttgcaagggtttgtggtgtaataggaccacataaatcagcatgaagaatctctaatggctttgaagatctgaatgttgttgcttttggaaaaccttgacgcgtttgtttcccaactaaacatgattcacagatccttgattcatcgtttatttgtggtagccctcgaaccatcttgttctgagacatagtttttaaggttctgaaacttatgtgtcctaatcttgcatgccacttccatgtctgatcttccagtctcatattcagacacaatgaccttccaatcatgagacttatcttgtagagtctattctgtgagcgtgagactctaactaaaagtcttccacttgggtcatgaactgttagataatcttttcgcattctaacatcacatccaactactgtagcttgtcctaaacttagaatgttgctttgtaagtttgggatgaagtagatgtttgtgacaagcttctgttctccggtcttgctctgaaatagaattgatcctttcccttcaatttctacagaagatacatccccaaacttcacttgtcctttgattttctcatcgagttcagaaaagtagtgtctcttaccagtcatgtgattgctggctccattatctaaataccagattccttcttctccatcctttgattcgtagttctttggtattagttttcgttcgtttaagaatacaacttcgtgcatgaaaagagctgtatctgcttcccttgtttcactcttgtttgcttcttccatcttttgtattctttcagggcatacaaaggagaagtgtcctggtttatcacatctgtaacaaataatgtttgatctatccttcttttctttcccttgtttTTGATCAttttgacttgttgttctatcttgtgagttaaaccttcctccccttcctcggcctctgtttactctaccacctcttccacgacctcttcctcttgtcgcagagttttgttggtaagagtttgtgtacaagagttttccttgagtttctccatttttttcttcatcaaggattctctcttcatatgctttcaatctttcaattatatcttcatagctagtcttctttaaatctaagacttgttcgagagaggctatgatatgaatatacttggatcttggtaaactattgagaaacttctttaccagtttatcttcatcaatggattgtccaagtgatgcagattttgaggctatctctgatagctttcctgcaaagctatcaataatatcagtgtctttcatcttcactctttcaaattcagacattaaggtttgcagacgggcttctttaactcgatcaactccgagattacgtgcctttattgcatcccaaattttctttgaattttcctgttcaccaacttgtagaacaagacattctggtattgcttgaaagagtaatccaatggcaacattgtttttgtctgggtctaATGTAcctggatcaattgtttcccaaactttttagattttcatcagtaccttcattctcatggcccatactgtgtagtttgtggcgttgaggattggaacttgtattgatggtggcctgaactgttttgcacccacaatggtggtttcgttttccatggctcggtgtagacaagatctgataccaattaatggaaactgcaagatgaaacttatcttatataaagacaactctctttattgatgtttagaaaatctctcaaaactaaacacaagctctaatcttgctcatataatcaaccacaactttggtgatcatatatatatatagaactgtGAATTcctttcctagtcctattaccttattacatgtctttccttttcttagaattagatgacttctaattcccttaggattacatcaatttcctaatcttgtcctaaccagcttgttagtgacttctatcttgctctgataccaatcaatgacaactgcaagatgaaacttagcttatgtAAAGACGACTctttttattgatgtttagaaaatctctcaaaactaaacacaagctctaatcttgctcataagatcaaccacaactttggtgatcatatatatatagaactatgaattccttttcctagtcctattaccttattacatgtctttccttttcttagaactagatgacttctaatttccttaggattacatcaatttcctaatcttgtcctaaccagcttgttagtgacttctatgttgaagtttaaccaacatttcGAAACTCCACTGAACTTTTAAGAGGACGGTTTGATACAAAGGTCCAACCTAGAACCTACACACGTCTGTCATAAATATATACCCAAAAATGTTAGTATAAACTAGTGCGTGCAGCACAAGAGCAGTTTTGCAGCACAAAACAAACGCAAGTTACGTCTGTATGCACATTTTCAAACTTCATTTCGAGTAACTTGAATCTTCAGAGAAACAACGCAAACTTTATTTCTACACATCACTCGGTCTCTATCTCTCAGTAGTTGAATTCCATTAACTCGTTTCCTTTTTCGATTCCTTAATTTTTTCACATGCAACCAACAACATCCCAATCTCCCTTCCCATCTTCTTCTCATTCACTTTCCGAGACAGATACACAAAACTTGATCACCTAATTAAATAGTAGTCTAATCTTTCCTGAGAGATATCTGGTTTGAGGGTTTCCGTGCAGAAATAGTTGAATGATGCATTATCAGCGGTCTTTCAGCTTTTACgtctctttcttcttctggtgtGAAAAACAGatataggcctgttttttttcaGGGTTATAACCATATGTCCGtttttttgaaaattacaaaTGTAGGCCGGTTTTGACCGTTTTATTGAAAAAACGGCTAACGGTGGTTATCCACCTTTTTGGCACCGTTAGTGTGCCAAGAAAAGACTTTTGAGCCCTTCGACTCATTAAAATCGCCTTTCTAATTGCTTTGAATCGCCGATTCTATACATCTACTCGTTGCTAACTGTGTAAACACGTGTACATGTACATGTCATAATTTCTGCCACGTGTCAGATAAAATTTTGGGCCCCCACGGTACCCAACGACAGGATTATCTTCAATAAAAGcatatcttcttctctctttttttcaatCATATCTAAAAATGGTTGGTGGTGTTCATCTTTCATAAAATTGTAGCAGTAGCAGCATCAAGGTGCAGTGTGATATGTGTGACAAAGAAGACCATGAAACCAAGAGTTGTCCATGGGTATATTCAAGGTGCAAACATATACCATGCAATGGAGTTAGAGCATTGTTGAGATCTACAACAGATCAAACAAATGGAAAGACCTTCTTCAAATGCTTGAATCCCACCTGCAATTACTTTGAGTGGTTTGATCTTGGTTCTTATCCAACTACAACATTTCAAATCAAGCTTCCAAGTCCAAATTGCTGCATTGCATGTGGATCCAATGAAGCTTCATCTTCAGCTGGGAATATTTCTTGATCATCTTCTTCCTTAAGGTGATCTGCATATTCCTTCTCAAACTCTGAATTGTCATGTGTAACACCACTACACTCAACTGAACTCTTATCCACCCCAACAATATCATCTTGCTCTTCTGCAattaaacaaagaaaacaaaagcatatcattatcaaaaacaaaataatgtaCTTGAAAATTCATATCACTTTCTTGCTCTTCTGCAAGATGTTCTTGGATATCAACAACACCTTCTTGTTCCTTTTCAGATTCAGAATCCAATAAGTCCCCATAGTGGTCTTCTGCAActaagcaaagaaaacaaaaatattaataatTTACATCAATCCAATTTGCAATAAAAAAGAAATATAACAATCAATAAAAGTGACAAACAATAAATGTAAAGAAAGAGCATTACCTTCTTTATCATTTTCCACCTCAACTTCACCAAATTCTGGATCCCCATCAATACTATGAATATTATCATCACCTTCACCTTCACTTTCACTGTCACTTCCCTTGTCAGATAAATAACCATTCTCAACCTTCTTCAAAAACTTCTTGTACTCCAAATCATCTTTAAGCTCTTGCTCATATCCAGGGACATTGTTGATATCCTCATCAGGATGGCACTCATCTTCTAAACATTTGGAAGTTGAACTACAAACTCATCACTTTTCTTATACTCTTCACTTAATCTGTAAATATCTTCAAGAAAACTTGCTTGTGTTGTAGCTTCAACCCAAAATTaaactcttctttttcttcttcttctgccatagTTGCTTGTGTTGTGCTTTGAGTACCAAATTCATCTGGAATGTCAGCTACACTTTCCTGTGTTGGTTCTTCACAGAATTTAGGAACATAAACTTCTGGAATGTCATTAAGCACATTTGACTCTGTTGCTTCACATACTTCATCATCATCTGAGATTTCAACAAACAACTTCTTCTTAGTTTTTCCTCCTATTTGCTTCTTAAACAATGCTGCTAGCCTTGGGATTCTTCTTGAACTTGTTGGTGTACTAGAATCAGTATTGAATACTGCTTGAGTTTCTTCTTGAGTTTGTGCTTGAGTTTCTTCTTGAGTTTCTTCATATACCGCTGCTTTCTTTGGTGTGCTATTTCTTTTGGATACAGGCTTCTTTGGGGGTGTCTTCTTTACTGGTGTAAAGTACTTGTGTGGAGGAATTGTACCAACCTCACCATCAAACATTTGCATATAAATCTGACTCCAACCATTCTCATCAAATTCAGCAGTATCCCACAAAGACTTGaactcttcttctttatccaaTGACATGGAAGTACAAAGATCATCTGACCACAATATGTTTATCTTCTCATCACCCTTCAGTATCAGCTTTGGCCTGATCATGTCCTTCAACCTATCAAGTCCCATATCCTCTCTAGCACAGTCCCTAAACTCCAAACTCTGGCAAGTTCCTATCACATTTACCTTAAAGCTTCTGAAAGGCATCttgtcaacaacaacatcattccTACAAGAAACATAATTCAAATTATCAGTATCATTCAACGACAACAATTCAACAACAATTTTCAACATCATCTAACGCTTGCAGATTCATTCCTACAACATAAATCATATTAGCTATTCTCAGCAACTATCGACATATCAAAATATCAACATATGAACATAAATCATTTTAACTAACATGAAACTATCCTCAGCATAACTAAAAATAGAGTCATAAAAAAGGTGAAAAACAGAGTgataaaccctagaaatctaacacaaacaaaccctagaaatctaacacaaaccctaaaaatctaacacaaaccctagaaaaatcaaGGGTCATTTCATAGAGAAACGAAAATCAACAAAATCATCTAAAAATCAAACACATAAACCCTAGAATCATAAATACCCACAACCCAGAGAAATCGAAATacccataaaccctagaaatcgaAAATACCCATAAGCCAAAGAAATCGAAACACCCAtaaccataaaccctagaaatcgaaaatttccataaaccctagaaattgaaatattttctaacaataaattaaataaaatacaaTAAGGGTCTCGTTGTTACCTTTCTGTTCGTGTTCTACTTCGTCGattctttgttttctttcttttatccatcttctctttagtCTCTGAACCTATCTTACTTAGTAGTTTCTTTGATCTATTAGGTATACCCATCATACACAGTAACAGAAACCAGTGATAGATCAGGCGACTAAAGTGAAAATtgcaaagaagaaagaaaattgcagagaaagaaaataaagttGCAGATGGAAAAAATGGAGAGAGGGAAAAAATGGAGAGGCGAAGGGaaaatggagaaactgaaagaTCTTTTCTCTCTACTCTATCCTTTTGACGCTATTCGATTTCATCTCAGCCGATCGAATACATCGAGATCCAATGAAATTGAGATAAACGACTCAGATCTCATGAAAGTGTCGTTAATTACGAAGTGAAATAATCTTAGCCATCCATTTTCCCTCCATCTCGGATGACCACCACGTGTCTTCGAGTACACGTGCCTAATATCTCACACGTGTCTATAGGGAAAATAGCTACGTTACACGTGGCTACTTTACACCTAATAGCTTACACGTATATAGAGGGCAAATGGGTAATTCCGCGTCATTAACTCATCTCATCTAATGAGAAATTGACCTTGTTGACCGAGTAATTGACAAAAATAACGGATTTGGATGGGAACATGGATGGAGGCCTAGATTTGCAATTTTGAAAAAAACAGGCATATGGTTGTCTATCGGGTTGAAAAACAGGCCTAAATCTGTTTATAATCCCTTCTTTTTTCTCTTCATCACTTCTGTACTAGCAAGAAACACTTTCTTATATGAGAATAGAAATACGAATATCACTACTCTATCTGATCGGGATCAAGTTGCATTACCAAGACGCGGGGTGGATGAAAACCATGCTCTGAAGTTACACATAACGAAACACTTCTCCTATGTTAATGGGCGCCGACACACTTGGGATCGTTCAACTTTGATGTTAAACTACGCGTTGTCTCCAAATCACACCATCGATTACATAAAAGCTTCAGAGATTCGTGCTGACGTGCTTTCTCGGTATGGTCATCAGCCATTAATGTTAATTTTACAGAAACTGATTATCAGCATGCTAACATCACCATCGGTTTTTACTATGGTGATCATGGAGATGGAGATCCATTTGATAATACTACGGTGATTGCACATGCAACCGGTCCGGTAAGAGGCGCACATATACATTTCAACGCGGCATTTATTTTTGCAGTTGATTTCAGTTCAGAGAAATCAGATATGGCTTACGATTTGGAATCCATCGCGCTACATGAAATTGGTCATGTCTTAGGCCTGGGTCATTCATCTTTTCCAGAAGCTGTCATGTGGCCTACTGAATCCCCTAGAACCATAAATGTGAAGTTAACATTGGACGATGTCTATGGTGCTCAACTTCTCTACGGCTCAAACCCAGATTTTAACCTTGATTCTGTAACGAGTCCTGCAAGTAAGTCTTCTGGCTTAGGAGAAATTATAACCATTTCTGTTTCGCTAGTAGTTACAACACTGTTTTCTTGTCTCTGATGGTTTTGTTATTATGGATTCCTTCTCTACTAGCTAGTCTCTGGACACCTTTCTATTTGTAGCCGTTTGGCGTATTTTTATTATGACTTCCTCTTTATTAAGGTTTTTTTATGGGAAATCATGTCTGTTAATGGTGGTTCACAATCCTTGGAAGATACAATCTGGTCTATGTTTTAAACTTCGATGAACCTAATGGCATGAGTGTCCTACTTGTTGCGTGTTCTACGATATAAGTTTAGGTTTGCTACAGAAACCGTTATTAGCACTCTGCCAATTATTAAGCCCGACAAAATCAGATCAATACCGTTATTAGCTTGTCAATTTTTGAATACGCACTCTGCCAGAGAATGGGTTTCAAGGTAAGAGCGTGCACTTTCGATAAAATTTGGTGTAGTTACATATCTTCAGTGGGACTCCCGAAACCATTAAACCAATAAATAGATATCTCCACGAATAGTGCCTGTAGGGACCGAACCACCACAATGTATTGCTTGTGACTTGACTCGAGCAACATATATATGGGAATTCACAAAACTGCTGTCCCTGGCATCATAGCTATGTATTTTTCAGTTTCCATCAACTCACCGCCCAGGTTCTTAGCTTCATCCTCACCTGGTCTTGTTGTGACACTGTACATATAAGCTGAGTCGGCCCACAAACGAAAAGTGATGATCCCTGTAATTCTGACATTTTAGTAGCCTAGCTAACTTCGTCAAGACTCTTCCCATCAACTCAAAGATCTCTCTCAATAATCCACCTGTGAAAAGCCTTTTTCTTTATAGCATGTTAACCATCTTTGGGATAACCTTTATTTTCCTTCATTGTTACATCTCCAGGAACTTTGTCCAAAACCTCGTCACCCTTAATCTTTGCATTCTCCGGACCAGGGAAGAAAGCTTCGACCAAGCTCATGAATGATTTTCTGGACGAGCGGTATTCTCCTTAAGCATTTTTAACGTGTAATCCTTCTTATGTTTCCCAGCTTTTTAAGTCAATACAATTTGAGGTGCGAGATATATTACTGCCTGTCGATGTGCTAGCTGTAGCGCCTCTTCTAGATCTTTCTCTGTAACCTCCGGGAGCTTGTACGTCAGCCATTAGAGTTCTATGATCTCGAGTCCCCAGGCGTAGAAGCTCATCCCTTGTAGAATAGATAATGAATTCTTCCCATAATCTTGCTATGCGTACAACGCCAATTGGTCCTCCCCAAGGAATGCCAGATACCATAAGAGCTGCGGATGCAGCATTGACAGCCATTACATCTGTATCTTATTCTCGGTTACAACAGAGAATTCTTGCATTACCTCCACGTCATGGTAAAATAACGGAATTACCGCTACTTTGTATTCAAATTTATATGAACCCTTATCTTCTGGAAATAGTAGTTTTCATCAAGCGATTTAACGATGGGTGATGTTGTATCTTGGGTTGGGTCCTTTGAGATCTCGAGTCGATATCAAATAATATCCTGGTAGTACTGAATCTACTGATTATCAAATGTTAGGGGAGTCATATATATCATGCTGGTGCGTCTGGGATTTGTATAATCTGTCCGTGATGTTTACACAGTATCAAGCACTAAATGTCATGTGCTCCTAGAAAGAAAAACACGGTTGTATTCATAGATCATAGCAACCAAACCAGGTGGGCAATTTGAATCTGTTCAACTAACCAGGTGACCGAAACCATCAAGTGACTGGATTAACCATATGGTGTTCAGGTGAagaattagaaagaaaaaaaagaaaaaagtaattGAGAACAGAATACGTCATGGGTTACTTTTAGTCTCTGTCCACCATTGAACTATGAAATTTCGTCCACCTTTAGCTTTTCCAAGTCTTGGTCCGTAATAAATAGCCATATCATCCAGGGAAAATGACACAAAGTACCATGTGAACTGACCAGTCGTAGGATATGTAAGCAGGCATTCATTGAGTTTAAATGTAAAAACTTAGTCTTAGGGGTTTTGATTGATGTATGTAGTGTACCCTCCTTAAATATTCGAAAATCAAGTACAACAAACAAATGCTAGCTGCCAACTCGAAACTCCACTAAATTTTAAAGAGGCATGGTTGATACAAAGGTCTGTCTGACGTACTCACTTCTACCATCCAAAATTATGATACAaacaaacattaaaaaaaaaaaagcaaaaggaGCAGAAACTAGTACAGCACAATACAAACTCCA is a genomic window of Papaver somniferum cultivar HN1 unplaced genomic scaffold, ASM357369v1 unplaced-scaffold_137, whole genome shotgun sequence containing:
- the LOC113334660 gene encoding metalloendoproteinase 4-MMP-like: METDYQHANITIGFYYGDHGDGDPFDNTTVIAHATGPVRGAHIHFNAAFIFAVDFSSEKSDMAYDLESIALHEIGHVLGLGHSSFPEAVMWPTESPRTINVKLTLDDVYGAQLLYGSNPDFNLDSVTSPASKSSGLGEIITISVSLVVTTLFSCL